Proteins from a single region of Chryseobacterium sp. T16E-39:
- a CDS encoding 3-hydroxyacyl-CoA dehydrogenase NAD-binding domain-containing protein — MNVGIIGAGTMGIGIAQVAATNGCKVWVYDANPKQVEMATVGLEKTLTKLVDKQKISAEKMTEILANISIATELKDFKDCELVIEAIIENKEIKTKVFTELESHVSENCVIGSNTSSISITSLGAELQKPERFIGIHFFNPAPLMPLVEIIPSLLTEKSLAEKMYNLMKDWGKVPVIAKDIPGFIVNRIARPFYGEGLRIVEENLATPEQVDDAMRTLGNFKMGPFELMDLIGVDVNFSVTTTVYKDYFNDPKYKPSLLQQRMSEAKLHGRKTGKGFFDYSEGAEKPVAQKDDTLYQEIFLRIISMLINEAVEAKRLGVANDEDIELAMQKGVNYPKGLLSWGKEIGYSKISETLQGLYEEYQEERYRQSPLLKKLV, encoded by the coding sequence ATGAATGTAGGAATTATCGGTGCCGGAACTATGGGAATAGGCATCGCACAAGTAGCTGCAACGAATGGATGCAAAGTTTGGGTATATGATGCCAATCCAAAACAGGTAGAAATGGCTACTGTAGGTTTGGAAAAAACATTAACCAAATTGGTGGATAAACAGAAAATTTCGGCAGAGAAAATGACTGAAATTTTAGCTAATATTTCCATTGCTACAGAATTAAAGGATTTTAAAGACTGTGAACTAGTCATTGAAGCGATTATAGAAAACAAAGAAATCAAAACCAAAGTTTTCACAGAGCTGGAAAGTCATGTTTCAGAAAATTGTGTCATAGGTTCTAATACATCATCCATTTCTATCACCTCTCTTGGTGCAGAATTACAAAAACCTGAGCGTTTTATTGGAATTCACTTTTTCAACCCTGCGCCATTAATGCCTTTAGTGGAAATTATACCTTCTTTACTAACCGAGAAATCTTTAGCGGAGAAAATGTATAACCTCATGAAAGACTGGGGAAAAGTTCCTGTAATTGCTAAAGATATCCCAGGATTTATCGTTAACAGAATTGCACGCCCTTTCTATGGGGAAGGCTTAAGGATTGTTGAAGAGAATTTAGCAACACCGGAACAGGTAGATGATGCAATGAGAACATTAGGAAACTTTAAAATGGGTCCTTTTGAATTGATGGATCTTATTGGGGTTGATGTAAACTTCTCTGTAACCACTACTGTTTATAAGGATTATTTTAATGATCCGAAATACAAACCTTCTCTATTACAACAACGTATGTCTGAAGCTAAGCTTCATGGCAGAAAAACAGGGAAGGGTTTCTTCGACTATAGTGAAGGAGCTGAAAAACCTGTTGCTCAAAAGGATGATACTTTATATCAGGAGATCTTCCTAAGAATTATTTCAATGTTGATCAATGAAGCAGTAGAAGCTAAAAGATTAGGGGTTGCTAATGATGAGGATATTGAATTGGCAATGCAGAAAGGAGTGAACTATCCGAAAGGATTGTTAAGTTGGGGAAAAGAAATCGGCTATTCCAAAATATCTGAAACCTTACAAGGCCTTTACGAAGAATATCAGGAAGAAAGATACAGGCAAAGCCCTTTGTTGAAAAAGCTTGTATAG
- a CDS encoding PaaI family thioesterase, with product MNPRQVADYMLNQDYFSQWMNIRMIEVKENYCLIEMPIRKEMINGLKTVHGGVTFAFADSALAFSSNNSGDAAVALNCIINFTKAGKEGDIFRAESKLVNDTRKTAVYDIQITNQNEELIAKFVGTVYKIGKKVTEL from the coding sequence ATGAATCCAAGACAAGTTGCAGATTATATGCTCAATCAGGATTATTTTTCCCAATGGATGAATATCAGAATGATTGAGGTCAAAGAGAATTATTGTTTAATAGAAATGCCCATCAGGAAAGAGATGATCAATGGGCTTAAAACCGTTCACGGGGGAGTTACATTTGCTTTTGCAGACTCTGCACTTGCATTTTCGTCCAATAATTCCGGGGATGCAGCGGTAGCTTTAAACTGTATCATCAATTTTACCAAAGCGGGAAAAGAAGGTGATATTTTCAGAGCAGAAAGTAAATTGGTAAATGATACCAGAAAGACAGCCGTCTATGACATCCAGATTACCAATCAAAATGAAGAACTGATTGCAAAATTTGTAGGAACCGTTTATAAAATTGGAAAAAAAGTAACAGAATTATAA
- the pcaF gene encoding 3-oxoadipyl-CoA thiolase, translated as MKNVYIIDYIRTPISKLQGGLSEVRADDLAAVVIKEIVARNPEVPVEEIEDVIFGCANQAGEDNRNVARMALLLAGLPYKIGGETVNRLCASGMSAVANAFRSIAAGEGEIYIAGGVEHMTRSPYVMSKPGAAFGRDSQMFDTTFGWRFVNPKMKELYGVDGMGDTAENLADMHQINREDQDRFALWSQMKATKAQESGRLAEEIVKVEIPQKKGEPKIFDKDEFIKPTSSIEGLGKLRPAFRKEGTVTAGNASGMNDGAAALILASEEAVKKYGLKPKAKILGSAVAGVEPRIMGIGPVEATQKLLKRLDLSLEDMDVIELNEAFAAQALAVTRSLGLKDDDSRVNPNGGAIAIGHPLGVSGARIIGSAAMELHKQDKKYALCTLCIGVGQGYAMVIEKM; from the coding sequence ATGAAAAACGTATACATCATAGATTATATCAGAACTCCTATTTCAAAATTACAGGGAGGTTTGTCAGAAGTTAGGGCGGATGATCTGGCTGCTGTAGTCATTAAAGAAATTGTTGCCAGAAACCCTGAAGTTCCTGTAGAAGAAATTGAGGATGTTATTTTTGGTTGTGCTAATCAGGCGGGAGAAGATAACCGTAACGTAGCCAGGATGGCTCTTTTATTAGCTGGATTGCCGTACAAAATTGGAGGTGAAACTGTAAACAGGTTGTGTGCTTCAGGAATGTCAGCTGTAGCTAATGCATTCAGATCAATTGCTGCCGGTGAAGGAGAAATCTATATTGCTGGGGGAGTAGAACATATGACACGCTCACCTTATGTAATGTCAAAACCAGGCGCCGCTTTTGGAAGAGACAGTCAGATGTTTGACACCACATTTGGATGGCGTTTTGTCAACCCTAAAATGAAAGAGTTGTATGGGGTTGACGGGATGGGAGATACTGCTGAAAATTTAGCAGATATGCACCAGATCAATAGAGAAGATCAGGATCGGTTTGCTTTATGGTCCCAGATGAAGGCTACAAAAGCTCAGGAAAGTGGAAGGCTGGCAGAAGAAATTGTGAAAGTAGAAATTCCACAGAAAAAAGGAGAACCTAAAATTTTCGATAAAGATGAATTCATAAAACCTACATCTTCTATAGAAGGGTTGGGGAAACTTCGTCCGGCTTTCAGAAAAGAAGGAACCGTAACAGCAGGAAATGCTTCAGGAATGAACGATGGTGCAGCAGCACTTATTCTGGCAAGCGAAGAAGCAGTTAAAAAATATGGATTAAAGCCAAAAGCTAAGATCTTAGGATCTGCCGTAGCTGGGGTTGAACCAAGAATTATGGGAATTGGTCCTGTAGAAGCTACTCAAAAATTACTGAAAAGATTAGATCTTTCTTTAGAAGATATGGATGTTATTGAACTAAACGAGGCGTTTGCTGCACAAGCTTTAGCAGTAACAAGAAGTTTGGGATTAAAAGATGATGACTCAAGAGTGAATCCAAACGGAGGAGCTATTGCAATCGGACATCCGCTTGGAGTTTCAGGGGCAAGAATTATTGGTTCTGCGGCTATGGAACTTCATAAGCAAGATAAAAAATATGCTTTGTGTACCCTTTGTATTGGTGTAGGACAAGGTTATGCAATGGTAATTGAAAAAATGTAA
- a CDS encoding transferase hexapeptide repeat family protein, whose translation MNIYSYHGIRPVIKPSAYIHPQAVIIGNVEIGEEVYIGPNAVIRGDWGKIIIKDGANVQENCTLHVFPNIETILEESAHIGHGAIIHSGHIGKNCLVGMNAVVMDKAVIGEECIIGALAFVPANFISEPRKLIVGSPAKIIRDVSDDMIRWKTEGTKLYQELAREGKEAILPCEPFSEFVEQTPTKIVDYSIWADIK comes from the coding sequence ATGAACATCTACTCATATCATGGAATTCGTCCGGTTATAAAACCATCTGCCTATATTCATCCGCAAGCGGTGATTATTGGAAATGTGGAGATCGGCGAAGAAGTTTATATCGGTCCCAATGCTGTAATCCGGGGGGATTGGGGTAAAATAATTATTAAAGACGGTGCTAATGTTCAGGAAAATTGTACCCTACATGTATTTCCAAATATTGAAACCATTTTAGAAGAATCGGCACATATTGGTCATGGAGCAATTATTCATTCCGGACATATTGGGAAGAACTGTCTTGTTGGGATGAATGCCGTTGTAATGGACAAAGCGGTAATCGGAGAAGAATGTATTATTGGTGCATTAGCTTTTGTTCCTGCGAATTTTATATCTGAACCCAGAAAGCTGATCGTAGGAAGTCCCGCAAAGATTATCCGTGATGTTTCCGATGATATGATACGCTGGAAGACGGAAGGAACAAAATTGTATCAGGAATTAGCGAGAGAAGGAAAAGAGGCTATTTTACCTTGTGAACCTTTCTCTGAATTTGTAGAACAAACACCCACCAAAATTGTTGATTACAGCATTTGGGCGGACATTAAATAA
- a CDS encoding alpha/beta hydrolase, whose translation MIKKIFIVCGILLTFKFVSIAQTTTVKPLTIGEIRTLKSNVLKEDRTLNIYLPNGYDKTKAYPVIYLLDGSINEDFIHVSGLVQFFNQMYAMPQTIVVGIANIDRKRDFTFHTDLKDLQKDYPTTGHSDRFINFLEKELKPYVESQFKTTDKYLFGQSLGGLLATEILLKKPEMFDNYFIISPSLWWDDESLLKQAPQLLAKSADAKKFVYVSVGKEEHPVMVKDAASLYDVLKQAGKKNWTVEYKVMETDNHATILHRSLYDGLVKLFPYKEQK comes from the coding sequence ATGATAAAGAAAATTTTTATAGTATGCGGTATTTTACTGACCTTTAAGTTTGTAAGTATAGCGCAAACTACAACTGTAAAACCTCTTACCATTGGAGAAATAAGAACTTTAAAATCCAATGTTTTAAAGGAAGATAGAACCTTAAATATTTATCTTCCTAATGGTTATGATAAGACAAAAGCTTATCCCGTAATTTATCTTTTAGATGGAAGCATCAATGAGGATTTTATACATGTGAGTGGATTAGTACAATTTTTTAATCAAATGTATGCGATGCCACAGACTATTGTTGTAGGTATAGCTAATATCGACAGAAAAAGAGATTTTACTTTTCATACTGATTTAAAGGATTTACAGAAAGACTATCCTACAACAGGGCATTCCGATAGATTTATTAATTTTCTTGAAAAGGAATTAAAACCATATGTGGAAAGCCAATTTAAAACCACAGATAAATATTTGTTTGGCCAATCTCTTGGAGGACTTTTAGCAACAGAAATTCTTCTAAAAAAACCAGAGATGTTTGATAATTATTTTATCATTAGCCCAAGTTTGTGGTGGGATGATGAGAGTTTGTTAAAGCAGGCACCACAGCTCCTTGCAAAATCTGCAGATGCTAAAAAATTCGTTTATGTTTCGGTAGGAAAAGAGGAGCACCCTGTCATGGTAAAAGATGCAGCATCTCTATATGATGTTCTCAAACAGGCAGGAAAGAAAAACTGGACGGTTGAATACAAGGTAATGGAAACTGATAATCACGCTACGATACTTCATAGAAGCCTTTATGATGGACTGGTAAAACTCTTTCCTTACAAAGAACAAAAATAA
- a CDS encoding aspartyl protease family protein codes for MKKLLLILSIFLSFIVYAQNSIPFTLNEYGHIMIKVKVDNVEGNFIFDTGAGLNVYFDKFAKKLSKKESYNFFVGHRATGEAIDCPLYHSESLVIGKSEFKNQTYSTFDVDFPGIDGLISLQMFQNIPVTIDYEKSKLVFGELKNSDKKKSIDIQVADQAGKAIDIFTNVKLNDKITIQVSLDSGSGKGAFSFSSRFLDVLKLNKADFKITEAKSDFNDAKSNKVYSGSIAQISTANGLAKVQNLNARFVDGLIYEGITGIEWIGKKITISIPDKKIYIIK; via the coding sequence ATGAAAAAACTATTGTTAATTTTAAGTATATTCTTAAGCTTTATCGTATACGCTCAAAATTCTATACCCTTTACCCTTAATGAATATGGGCATATTATGATTAAAGTAAAGGTGGATAATGTAGAAGGAAACTTTATTTTTGATACCGGAGCCGGGCTTAATGTGTACTTTGATAAATTTGCCAAAAAGCTTTCTAAAAAGGAATCGTATAATTTTTTTGTTGGACATAGAGCCACCGGAGAAGCGATAGATTGTCCTCTTTATCATTCTGAAAGTTTGGTAATAGGTAAAAGTGAGTTTAAGAATCAGACATACAGTACCTTTGATGTCGATTTTCCTGGTATTGATGGGTTAATTTCTCTTCAGATGTTTCAAAATATACCCGTAACCATTGATTATGAAAAGAGTAAATTGGTATTTGGGGAACTGAAGAATAGCGATAAAAAGAAATCTATTGATATTCAGGTTGCTGATCAGGCAGGAAAAGCAATTGATATTTTTACGAATGTCAAGCTAAATGATAAAATTACGATTCAGGTTTCTCTTGATTCAGGATCTGGAAAAGGAGCATTTAGTTTTAGTTCCCGGTTTTTAGATGTTTTGAAATTGAATAAAGCTGATTTTAAAATTACAGAAGCAAAGAGTGATTTTAATGATGCAAAATCCAATAAAGTGTACAGCGGCAGTATTGCTCAGATTTCTACAGCGAATGGACTCGCTAAAGTTCAAAATCTTAACGCCCGTTTTGTAGATGGGCTCATCTATGAGGGGATCACCGGAATCGAGTGGATCGGGAAGAAGATAACGATCAGTATTCCTGATAAGAAAATATATATCATAAAATAA
- the paaZ gene encoding phenylacetic acid degradation bifunctional protein PaaZ, which translates to MEKLKNYIYGEWVEGTGAGIPLYNAVTGEQVAISDTEGLQFEHALDFGRTVGYKNLSSMTFYDRGEMLKKVALYLLERKKKYYDLSYKTGATHVDSWVDIEGGFGTFFTYSGLAKRMLPNTPFWVDGETQKISANGTFLGTHILTPSEGVSVQINAYNFPVWGMLEKLSTSLLAGVPSIVKPSPFGSYLTNAVFQDMIESGLLPEGAVQLVCGEPGNILDYVQDGDSVLFTGSANTGRKLKSLPSVAGNAVRFNMEADSLNCSILGLDAKPGTPEFDLFIKEVRNEMTTKAGQKCTAIRRIIVPEHLIGDVQSALSKALDQTKIGNPLSRETRMGSLVGKQQYDEVLRKVDILKTETELVYDGKHELVDADYEKGSFMSPKLFLNDRPFEKNISHDVEAFGPVSTLMPYKDAEEAAALAKRGKGSLVGSIVSHDEQFVAETSWKMASQHGRIFVLNRDSAKESTGHGSPLPTLMHGGPGRAGGGEEMGGLNGLHFFLQKTAIQGSPDILTAITKIYQQGAEKKFADKHPFQKYFEDVEVGDSLETAGRTVTDADIVNFSNVSWDHFYAHTDATSLTGTIFDKTVAHGYFILSAAAGLFVSGKKGPVIANYGLENCSFFKPVYAGDTITVYLTAKEKINRGVKGRNIPSGVVKWMVEVINQRDEVVCVATILTLVAKKSPFIDLNLKNIQKTLNGLSENTQPNWGKMSAQQMIEHLEHAVLVSLGEPEAEKCFTPEEQLEKWQDSLYNHRKMPKDFPAPFLAEDETLLDLRHKNLEAAKQSFIDNLKRFSIYYKENPQAEHMNFVFGKLNKEMWELMHRKHFTHHFDQFGLI; encoded by the coding sequence ATGGAAAAACTAAAGAATTACATCTACGGAGAATGGGTAGAAGGAACCGGAGCCGGTATTCCGCTTTATAATGCCGTAACCGGCGAGCAGGTAGCTATTTCGGATACTGAAGGCCTTCAATTTGAGCATGCTCTTGATTTTGGAAGAACTGTAGGATACAAAAATTTATCCTCAATGACTTTTTATGATCGTGGGGAAATGCTGAAGAAAGTAGCATTGTATCTTTTGGAAAGAAAGAAAAAATATTACGATTTATCATATAAAACAGGAGCAACTCACGTAGATTCATGGGTGGATATTGAAGGTGGTTTTGGTACTTTCTTTACCTATTCCGGACTAGCAAAAAGGATGCTTCCCAACACACCGTTTTGGGTAGATGGTGAAACACAGAAAATTTCTGCAAACGGAACTTTTTTAGGAACACATATTCTGACTCCAAGTGAAGGGGTTTCTGTTCAGATCAATGCTTATAACTTCCCTGTTTGGGGGATGTTGGAGAAATTATCCACTTCATTATTGGCGGGGGTTCCTTCTATCGTTAAACCTTCTCCTTTTGGTTCTTACCTTACTAATGCCGTATTCCAGGATATGATTGAAAGTGGTCTTCTTCCTGAAGGTGCTGTGCAATTAGTTTGTGGTGAACCCGGAAATATTCTCGACTATGTTCAGGATGGAGACTCAGTCCTATTCACAGGTTCTGCCAATACGGGAAGAAAATTAAAGTCTTTACCTTCTGTGGCAGGAAATGCAGTACGTTTCAATATGGAGGCTGATTCTTTAAACTGCTCAATCCTTGGATTAGACGCAAAACCGGGAACACCTGAATTTGATTTGTTTATCAAAGAGGTTCGTAATGAAATGACAACCAAAGCAGGGCAAAAATGTACAGCAATCAGAAGAATTATTGTTCCTGAGCATTTAATTGGGGATGTACAAAGTGCTTTATCGAAAGCTTTGGATCAGACTAAAATCGGAAATCCTTTAAGCAGAGAAACCAGAATGGGATCTTTGGTTGGAAAACAACAATATGATGAAGTTCTTAGAAAAGTAGATATACTTAAAACTGAAACAGAACTTGTATATGACGGAAAGCATGAACTTGTAGATGCCGATTATGAGAAAGGATCATTTATGAGCCCGAAATTATTTCTTAACGACAGACCTTTTGAAAAAAATATATCTCATGACGTAGAGGCATTCGGACCTGTTTCTACATTGATGCCTTATAAAGATGCAGAAGAAGCTGCAGCACTGGCAAAAAGAGGAAAGGGAAGTTTGGTAGGTTCTATTGTTTCTCATGATGAACAATTCGTTGCAGAAACTTCATGGAAAATGGCTTCACAGCATGGAAGAATTTTTGTTCTGAACAGAGACAGTGCAAAAGAAAGTACAGGTCATGGTTCACCACTTCCTACATTGATGCATGGAGGACCTGGTAGAGCTGGAGGAGGAGAAGAAATGGGTGGGTTAAATGGGCTTCATTTCTTCCTTCAAAAAACAGCAATTCAGGGATCACCGGATATTTTAACAGCGATCACTAAAATTTATCAACAGGGAGCTGAGAAAAAATTTGCAGATAAACATCCGTTCCAAAAATATTTTGAAGATGTTGAGGTTGGAGATTCACTTGAAACGGCGGGTAGAACTGTTACCGATGCTGATATCGTTAATTTCTCCAATGTTTCTTGGGATCATTTCTATGCACACACTGATGCTACGAGTTTAACAGGAACTATTTTTGATAAAACAGTAGCTCATGGATATTTCATTCTTTCAGCGGCAGCAGGATTGTTTGTTTCCGGTAAAAAGGGACCTGTAATTGCTAATTATGGACTGGAAAACTGTTCATTCTTCAAACCTGTTTATGCTGGAGATACAATTACGGTTTATTTAACAGCTAAAGAAAAGATCAACAGAGGCGTGAAAGGCAGAAACATTCCTTCTGGTGTTGTAAAATGGATGGTTGAAGTAATAAACCAAAGAGATGAGGTGGTTTGTGTGGCTACGATTTTAACATTAGTTGCAAAAAAATCTCCATTCATCGATTTAAACCTAAAAAATATTCAGAAAACTTTAAATGGTTTATCTGAAAATACTCAGCCTAACTGGGGAAAAATGTCTGCACAACAGATGATTGAACATCTTGAGCACGCGGTTTTGGTAAGTTTAGGTGAGCCTGAAGCTGAAAAATGTTTTACACCAGAAGAGCAATTGGAAAAATGGCAGGACTCTCTTTATAATCACAGAAAAATGCCAAAAGATTTTCCAGCACCTTTCTTAGCTGAAGATGAAACTCTGCTAGATCTACGTCATAAAAATCTGGAAGCAGCAAAGCAGTCTTTCATAGATAATTTGAAAAGATTCTCAATTTATTATAAAGAAAATCCACAAGCAGAACATATGAATTTTGTGTTTGGGAAACTAAATAAAGAAATGTGGGAACTGATGCATAGAAAACATTTTACCCATCATTTTGATCAGTTTGGGTTGATTTAA
- a CDS encoding CPBP family intramembrane glutamic endopeptidase, translating to MIGIIAELIISWFLLWIIDRKNLSVLGFKLYRKRIHQLGAGFLLAVICCSLYHLMSVNFTDNSWVLNKKVTGYIVLISLWFTVKSVLFEELIFRGALLYLAIEKLGIKIACILSAVSFGIYHWFSYNAFGNPFQMGIIFSMTAIFGWILAYAFAKTGSLYLPIGLHLGWNLINIVIFSNGPLGDQILVKANENKLEGLLSLFVFIFQILALPVLTYWYLRYIKPKTKEITS from the coding sequence ATGATCGGAATTATAGCTGAGCTTATCATTTCCTGGTTTTTGCTTTGGATTATTGATAGGAAAAACCTATCTGTCCTGGGATTTAAGCTGTATAGAAAAAGAATACATCAGTTAGGTGCTGGTTTTTTGCTAGCCGTTATCTGTTGTTCTCTTTATCATTTGATGTCCGTTAATTTCACTGACAATAGCTGGGTATTGAACAAAAAGGTGACTGGGTATATTGTTTTAATCAGTTTATGGTTTACAGTAAAATCTGTTTTATTTGAAGAACTTATATTCAGAGGAGCCTTGCTTTATTTAGCTATTGAAAAGTTGGGAATAAAAATAGCCTGCATCCTGTCCGCTGTAAGCTTTGGCATCTATCACTGGTTTTCCTACAATGCTTTCGGAAACCCATTTCAAATGGGAATTATTTTTTCAATGACAGCCATTTTCGGATGGATATTGGCTTACGCCTTTGCAAAGACAGGTTCACTCTATTTGCCGATAGGATTACATCTGGGATGGAATTTAATCAATATCGTTATTTTCTCGAACGGTCCTTTAGGAGATCAGATCCTCGTTAAGGCTAATGAAAATAAACTTGAAGGTCTTTTATCACTATTCGTTTTCATATTTCAGATACTTGCCCTTCCTGTTTTAACTTATTGGTATTTAAGATATATAAAACCGAAAACTAAGGAGATTACTTCATAA
- a CDS encoding SMI1/KNR4 family protein, with protein MELKFFKDFDLTVFWDNDDYSIKEYIDVHPDDELISSIERDLGYKLSDSYIELMKLQNGGTPKKTCFPTFESTSWAEDHVAITGIMGIGRNKRYSLCGELGSQFMITEWGYPNDGIYICDCPSAGHDMILLDYSKCGKNGEPEVVHVDQEDDYKKTFVAKNFETFIKGLKDDEEFD; from the coding sequence ATGGAATTAAAATTTTTTAAAGACTTTGACTTAACTGTTTTTTGGGATAATGATGATTATTCAATAAAGGAATATATTGATGTTCATCCAGATGACGAATTAATTTCATCAATTGAAAGAGATTTAGGATATAAATTATCAGATTCCTATATAGAATTAATGAAACTACAAAATGGAGGAACTCCAAAAAAGACCTGTTTTCCAACTTTTGAAAGTACTTCTTGGGCAGAAGATCACGTTGCAATTACAGGAATTATGGGAATCGGAAGAAATAAAAGATATTCTCTTTGTGGAGAATTAGGAAGTCAATTTATGATTACCGAATGGGGATATCCTAATGATGGAATTTATATTTGTGATTGTCCCTCTGCAGGTCATGATATGATTTTGTTGGATTATTCAAAATGTGGTAAAAATGGTGAACCGGAAGTTGTTCATGTAGATCAGGAAGATGATTATAAAAAGACATTCGTTGCTAAGAATTTTGAAACTTTTATTAAAGGTTTGAAAGATGATGAAGAATTTGATTAA
- a CDS encoding SMUG2 DNA glycosylase family protein: MKDITFADKVIEFNKSLHYHGDLPEEFHVLNPYFDNPETMGVMQKFYHKYYHDSERRRFIIGINPSRNGAGVTGIPFTDTKRLESVCGIPMESAHTHEISSVFMYDMIEQYGGPDEFYKEYYINSPFPLAIVKKSKNGWLNANYYDDRSLFEDVKGFMITSLKKHISLGLDTSEVFILGKKNADFISKLNKEAHLFEKMTILEHPRYIQQYKLKEKEWYIDKYILALKSKIEF, translated from the coding sequence ATGAAAGATATAACCTTTGCCGATAAAGTCATTGAATTTAATAAAAGTCTTCATTATCATGGAGACTTACCAGAGGAGTTTCATGTACTGAATCCTTATTTTGACAATCCTGAAACAATGGGGGTAATGCAAAAGTTTTATCACAAATATTACCATGATTCAGAACGTAGAAGATTTATCATTGGGATTAATCCCAGTCGGAACGGAGCAGGAGTAACTGGAATCCCATTCACAGATACAAAACGACTGGAAAGCGTCTGTGGAATACCCATGGAATCTGCCCATACCCATGAAATTTCATCTGTTTTTATGTATGATATGATTGAACAATATGGAGGCCCGGATGAGTTTTATAAGGAGTATTACATCAATTCCCCCTTTCCTTTAGCTATTGTAAAAAAATCAAAAAATGGTTGGTTAAATGCCAATTACTATGACGATCGCAGTTTATTTGAAGATGTTAAAGGTTTTATGATTACATCTCTAAAAAAGCATATCAGTTTAGGCCTTGATACTTCAGAGGTTTTTATTCTGGGGAAAAAGAACGCTGATTTTATTTCAAAACTCAATAAAGAAGCTCATCTCTTTGAAAAAATGACCATCTTGGAACATCCGAGATATATACAACAGTATAAACTGAAAGAAAAGGAATGGTATATTGATAAATATATTCTAGCTTTAAAGAGTAAAATCGAGTTTTAG